The DNA segment CGAAAGTCGAACTCAGTTTGTTGGTGCCCAGCACCAGATGCGGCGGCAGGCCGGCGGTGAGCAGCGCCGGAGTGGTCAACAGACCGCCGCCACCGGCAATGGCGTCGATGAAACCGGCAATGAAAGCGACAAGGGCCAGGATGGCCAGGGTGGTGAGGTCAACGCTGAGTTCGAAAGGCATGGAATCGGCTTATTCGGCAGGGCGCAGAGGGGCTGCGGGGAAGGGCTGACATGTTACCTGTATCCGGCTTTTGCGGCGACCCGTCGGACGCCTTCGCGAGCAAGCTAAGCCACCGACTGTTCAACTGTTGCCCACCCAACACCTCGACAACAAATTACCCTCCAAGAATGCAACTCCATCAGCTTCAAACCCAATAAAACCAGGCCTCTGAGCGATGGCACGCTTGCTGCTCTACCTCACTGACCTTCCCAATGTCCGAGGACACGCCAATGAGCAAGCAAGCCGTTAAATTCGCCTACTGGGTGCCGAACGTCAGTGGCGGTCTGGTGGTCAGCAAGATCGAGCAGCGCACCGACTGGGGCATCGACTACAACCGCAAACTGGCGCAACTCGCCGAGGCGGCCGGATTTGAATATGCCCTGACGCAGATCCGCTTCACCGCCGGGTACGGCGCCGAGTTCCAGCATGAATCAGTGGCGTTCAGTCATGCGCTGCTGGCCGCCACCAGCAAGCTCAAGGTGATCGCGGCGATTCTGCCGGGGCCGTGGCAACCGGCGCTGGCGGCCAAGCAGTTGGCGACCATCGATCAACTCACCAACGGCCGGATCGCGGTGAACATCGTCAGCGGCTGGTTCAAGGGCGAGTTCCAGGCCATCGGCGAACACTGGCTGGAACACGACGAGCGCTATCGGCGCTCGGAGGAATTCATCCGTTCGTTGCGCGGGATCTGGAGTCAGGACGACTTCAGCTTTCGCGGTGACTTCTACCGCTTCGACCATTACACCCTCAAACCGAAACCGCTCGGGCGTCCGGAAATCTTTCAGGGCGGCAGCTCCCGTGCCGCACGAGACATGGCGGCGCGAGTTTCGGATTGGTATTTCACCAACGGCAACAGCGTCGAGGGGATCAAGGCTCAGGTCGATGACATTCGGGCCAAAGCGGCGGCAAACAATCATTCGGTGAAAATCGGCGTCAACGCTTTCGTCATCGCCCGCGACACTGAAGAAGAGGCGCGCGCGGTACTGGCGCAGATCATCGATCAGGCCGATCCGGACGCGGTCAACGCTTTCGGTGACGCCGCGAAACAGGCGGGCAGGGCATCACCGGAGGGTGAGGGCAACTGGGCGAAATCGACGTTCGAGGATCTGGTGCAATACAACGATGGCTTCAAGACCAACCTGATCGGCACGCCACAGCAGATTGCCGATCGGATTGTGGCGTTGAAAGCGGTGGGGGTGGATCTGGTGCTGGCAGGGTTTCTGCACTTTCAGGAGGAGGTGGAGTATTTCGGCAAGCGTGTGCTGCCGCTGGTGCGGGAACTGGAGGCTGAAAAGACTGCCGCAGTAGCCTGAACACTACAAAACCAATGTGGGAGCGGGCTTGCTCGCGAAAGCGGTTTGTCAGTTGCATGAATATTGACTGACACGACGCCTTCGCGAGCAAGCCCGCTCCCACATTTTCGATCTATGTGAACTAGAGGCCTAGATCGGACAGCCCCGGATGATCATCCGGACGCCGACCCAGCGGCCAGTGGAACTTGCGCTCGCTTTCCTTGATCGGCATGTCGTTGATGCAGGCGTAACGCTGGAACATCAGCCCGTGCTCATCGAACTCCCAGTTTTCATTGCCGTAGGAGCGGAACCAATTGCCCGAATCGTCGTGCCATTCATAGGCGTAGCGCACGGCAATGCGGGTGTCGGAGTAGGCCCAGAGTTCCTTGATCAGACGGTAGTCCAGCTCCTTGGCCCATTTACGGGTCAGGAAGGCCTTGGCTTCTTCGCGGTTGTTGGCGAACTCGGCGCGGTTGCGCCATTTTGTGTCGACGGTATAGGCCAGCGACACCTTCTCGGGATCGCGGGAGTTCCAGCCATCTTCGGCCAGACGTACTTTTTCGATAGCCGATTCACGGTTGAACGGCGGTAAAGGCGGACGCACTTGGGCAGCAGTCGACATTTTCAGTCTCCCGATCTAATTAACGATTAAACAACGGTTGAGGCTTATTTAAGGCGTTACAGGTCCAATAACTTACGCGCCATGCATTGCGCATTATCAGCGGCACTGTGATCACCCATCACCAGCGCTACGGTAATGGCGCCGTCAATCAGGATCAGCAATTGTCTGGCCAGACGTTGCGGATCTTCGACGCCATGTTCGGTACACAGCTCGCACAGGTAGTCGAGCAGCTTCTGTTTGTGGTCTTTGGCGACCTGGCGCACCGGGTCTTCGGGATCGCCGGTTTCGCCACTGGTATTGATGAAGGCGCAGCCGCGAAAGCCTTCCGAGGCGAACCAGCTTTTGAGCACGGTAAACAGGTTGAGCAGGCGGTCGGCCGGGGTCTCGGCCTGATCCACGGCGCTGCGGTACCAGTGCATCCAGCGCACATCGCGGCGTTGCAGGGCCGCGACGGTCAACTCCTCCTTGTTGGCGAAGTAGCGGTAGATGCTTTTTCTGGAGACGCCGGCGGTTTTCACCAGAAGATCCATGCCGGTGGCGGCGATGCCACTTTTGTAGATCAACTTTTCGGTGACATCCAGAATGATGTCGCGGGTCGAGGTGTCAGTGATTTCGTTCATGTGGCGAACAGTAGAACGATCGTTCTCCTTGGTCAAGCGGTTATTTTTGTGTCTGCCATACCGCTTTCGCGAGCAAGCCCGCTCCCACATTTGAAATGCGATCCATTGTGGGAGCGAGCCTGCTCGCGAAGGCGTCATTACAGACAGTAACAAGACCCGAACCGGTTGATGGTGTAAGCTCTCGGGTTCTTCGGATTCGACCCATTGCGAGCCCTATGCCGTTGCTTTTCAAACGCTCTTTGCTGCCCAAACTGCGCAGCTTTCCGCTGACTGCCGAGGCCGTGACCATTTTGTCCGGCGCCGCCGAGTTCCGTCGTTGCCTGCTGGAGAAAATCGCCGAGGCGACTCAACGCATCTACATCGTTGCGCTGTATCTGCAGCACGACGAGGCCGGTCAGGAAATTCTCGATGCCTTGCACGCCGCCAAGCTCAAGCGTCCGGAGCTGGAAATCGTCGTGGTCGTCGACTGGCTGCGCGCCCAGCGCGGCTTGATCGGTGCCGGCAAACAGCCGGGCAACTCGGCGTGGTACCAGGAAATGACCCGCACACACCAGAGCGAAGTGCCGGTCCACGGCGTTCCGGTGCAGACCCGCGAGTTGTTTGGCGTGCTGCATCTGAAAGGCTTCGTGATCGACGATTGCGTGGTTTACAGCGGTGCGAGCCTGAACAATGTCTATCTGCACAAGTTCGACAAGTACCGGTTCGACCGCTATCACGTCATCGAAAACCGCGAACTGGCCGACTCGATGCAGCATCTGGTCAAGCACGGTCTGATCGAATCCAAGGCCGTGCATCGCCTCGATCTGCCGAACCTGCCGACCACCCGCAGCCTGCGCAACGACATCGGCGATCTGCGCAGCCGTCTCAAATATGCGGCGTACGACACCAGTGCCGGCAGCACGGCGCATACCGGCCTGTCGGTGAGTCCGCTGCTGGGCGTGGGCAAGAACAACCCGTTGAACCGGGTGATTGTCGAACTGATCGCCAGCGCGCAACAGCAACTGACCATTTGCACCCCGTACTTCAATCTGCCGCTGCCGATCATCCGCGAGGTCAACCGCGCACTGGCCCGTGGGGTGAAGATCGACATCGTGGTTGGCGACAAGACGGCCAACGACTTCTACATTCCGCCCAGCGAGCCGTTCAAGGTGATCGCGGCGCTGCCGTATCTGTACGAAATCAGCCTGCGCCGCTTTGCCAAGCGGCATCAGCGCAACATCGACAGCGGCCAGTTGAACCTGCATCTGTGGCGTGACGGCGACAACAGCTATCACCTCAAGGGCATGTGGGTTGACCAGCGTTATACGCTGCTGACCGGCAACAACCTCAATCCACGAGCGTTCCGCCTGGATTTGGAAAACGCGCTGCTGATCGATGATCCGCAAGGCGAGTGGCTGGCGCCACGGGCGAAGGAGCAGGAAGAGATTTTCCGCAATACCACGCGGATTGCCAGCTTCCAGAGCCTTGAGACACTGCCGGAGTACCCGGCGGGGGTGGCGAAGTTTCTCAAGCGGGTGAGTCGGGTGCGGATTGAGCGGTTGCTCTACCGGATTTTGTAAACCTTCAGATTATTCGGTGCGGCTTCGACCGCTTTCGCGAGCAAGCCCGCTCCCACAGGGGGCTGTGTTGACCACAAACAAGGTGATCGACACAGGCCTAATGTGGGAGCGGG comes from the Pseudomonas sp. RSB 5.4 genome and includes:
- a CDS encoding nuclear transport factor 2 family protein: MSTAAQVRPPLPPFNRESAIEKVRLAEDGWNSRDPEKVSLAYTVDTKWRNRAEFANNREEAKAFLTRKWAKELDYRLIKELWAYSDTRIAVRYAYEWHDDSGNWFRSYGNENWEFDEHGLMFQRYACINDMPIKESERKFHWPLGRRPDDHPGLSDLGL
- the sfnG gene encoding dimethylsulfone monooxygenase SfnG, translated to MSEDTPMSKQAVKFAYWVPNVSGGLVVSKIEQRTDWGIDYNRKLAQLAEAAGFEYALTQIRFTAGYGAEFQHESVAFSHALLAATSKLKVIAAILPGPWQPALAAKQLATIDQLTNGRIAVNIVSGWFKGEFQAIGEHWLEHDERYRRSEEFIRSLRGIWSQDDFSFRGDFYRFDHYTLKPKPLGRPEIFQGGSSRAARDMAARVSDWYFTNGNSVEGIKAQVDDIRAKAAANNHSVKIGVNAFVIARDTEEEARAVLAQIIDQADPDAVNAFGDAAKQAGRASPEGEGNWAKSTFEDLVQYNDGFKTNLIGTPQQIADRIVALKAVGVDLVLAGFLHFQEEVEYFGKRVLPLVRELEAEKTAAVA
- the pssA gene encoding CDP-diacylglycerol--serine O-phosphatidyltransferase → MPLLFKRSLLPKLRSFPLTAEAVTILSGAAEFRRCLLEKIAEATQRIYIVALYLQHDEAGQEILDALHAAKLKRPELEIVVVVDWLRAQRGLIGAGKQPGNSAWYQEMTRTHQSEVPVHGVPVQTRELFGVLHLKGFVIDDCVVYSGASLNNVYLHKFDKYRFDRYHVIENRELADSMQHLVKHGLIESKAVHRLDLPNLPTTRSLRNDIGDLRSRLKYAAYDTSAGSTAHTGLSVSPLLGVGKNNPLNRVIVELIASAQQQLTICTPYFNLPLPIIREVNRALARGVKIDIVVGDKTANDFYIPPSEPFKVIAALPYLYEISLRRFAKRHQRNIDSGQLNLHLWRDGDNSYHLKGMWVDQRYTLLTGNNLNPRAFRLDLENALLIDDPQGEWLAPRAKEQEEIFRNTTRIASFQSLETLPEYPAGVAKFLKRVSRVRIERLLYRIL
- a CDS encoding TetR family transcriptional regulator, with the translated sequence MNEITDTSTRDIILDVTEKLIYKSGIAATGMDLLVKTAGVSRKSIYRYFANKEELTVAALQRRDVRWMHWYRSAVDQAETPADRLLNLFTVLKSWFASEGFRGCAFINTSGETGDPEDPVRQVAKDHKQKLLDYLCELCTEHGVEDPQRLARQLLILIDGAITVALVMGDHSAADNAQCMARKLLDL